In Campylobacter sp., the DNA window CGCGGATAAAATTTCAGCTCTGGATAAAAAGCTAAGCGCGCCCGCAGCCGGTAAAAACGACGATATCTGGAAAAAATAGCAAAATCCTAAACGAATTTATTCGCGGAGTGCAAAATTTCTATGACTCACACAAATTAAAATTTCGCGCAAAATTTTGCCCAGTCACGCAACTTGGAATTTCACGCGAGATTTCGCCCGCTTACGCGGATCGGAATTCTACGCGGAATTTTGCCCTCTTTCTTAAATTAGAATTCTGCGCGAAATCCCACGCGTCCTCTGCGAAATTCTCTCGCTTACTTAATTTAAAATTTTACCCGCTCGGATAGATTTAAATTTTACGTAGAATTTCGCCTGTCCTCGCGGCAAGAAATTTCAAATAGAATTTTATCCTCCAGCGCGATGCGAAATTTTACTAAATTTTCTACGCGCTATATAAAATCTACTTAAATTTTTACTCGCGCAATTAACGTAAATAAAATTCTGCCTCTGCCTACGCTTCATAGAATTTTGCGCAAAATTTACTCGCAGAGATGATATAAATTCCTAGCCATTATTTTAAAATTTACTCGCGTTTTAGCTGATTTTATGCGCGCGGTAAGGATTTTTTAAAGCTAAAATTTTATATAATTATGCGTTTCAAAAAGGCATATTTTGAGTACTAAATTCTTTCTAGCGATCCTTGCGATAGGCGTTATAATGGGGCTTTGCGCAGGGTTCTTAAACTTCGGCATCAACGAAATTGAAACTTTTGCTTTCGGGCATAATGATGAGGAATTTCACATTATCACGGAGCAAACCACTGCGCTTAGGCGCTTTCTTAGCGTCCTCGCAGCCGGCGCAATCGTAACTTTAATTAGAATTCTGCTAATAAGACTGAAACCTTTTTTAAACGTAGCTTCGATGATGGATGGGCGAAATCCGCCGTTTTGGCAAAATTTAATCCACTCGGTTTTGCAGCTAGTAGCCATCGCTCTGGGCGCACCGGTAGGCAGTGAGGCTGCTCCGCGCGAGCTAGGTGGCTTGTTTGCGGCTAAAATTTGCCGCGCCTTAAATATCGGCGGAGATGAGCTTCGGCTATTTGTCGCATGCGGTGCGGGAGCGGGACTGGGCGCTGCATATAACGTCCCGCTAGCGGGCGCGCTTTTTAGCCTAGAAATTTTACTCAAAAGCTTTGATACTCGAGCGATTTTATGCGCCTTTGCTACTAGTGCGGTGGCTACAGCTACAGCAGAATTCGGAGCTTCAAAAGAAATTTATTACGCAGTTTCAAACTTCGCCCCTACCCCACAGAATTTACTCGCAGCGGCTCTAATCGGGCTTGTCACGGGGGTTGCGGCGAAATATTTCCAAGACGGGGTGCGCTTGTGCGAAAAACGGCGCATAAAAAGCCTTAAAATCGCACTTACACTGCCGCTTGCGTTTTTACTTACCGCGGCGGTCAGCGCATACGTGCCTGAAATTTTAGGTAACGGGCGCTCCGCAGCGCAGTTTGCTTTTAACTCCGCGTCCTTCAGCCCCTATTTGCTTGCGATCTTGCTTTGCAAGGCATTTTGCATTTTGATGATCTTTCGCTGCGGCGGATATGGCGGCACGCTAACGCCAAGCTTCGCGCTGGGCGCAGTTTTGGGGCTATGCGTTGGATTTGCGATCGGCGAAATTCTACCTATTAGCCTAAGCGCAGCGGGGGTTTGCGGAGGGGCTGCATTTTTAGCGATCAATCTAAACGCGCCGCTTTGCGCCTTTGCCCTAAGCGCAGGATTTTGCGGGCTAAATCTCAACTCATATTCAGTCGTCGTTTTTAGCATCGTATGCGCCGTGATCGCTAGAAATTTACTGACGAAAAATTTAGCGTAGTCGCGACGCTGATAATTCATACGCTGCAAATCTGAATAGATGGGCGCGGCAATGATGGTCCAAGAACCTGCCGTCGCGCATAGAGTGAGCGCAGTAGGTCGCATCATTGGGCTAGGTCGGAGCCGTAAGGATATGCGCCTAAGCTGATCGTTGGTAAATTTAAGATAAAATTGCGCCACTTTAACCAAAGGAGAAAACAATGGGTTTACTTTCATTCGTAGCCGAAGCAGGCAAGAAACTACTAGGTCTAGGCGATGACGCCAAGCACGTAAAAGACGAGATCGCCACCAATCTCAGCTCTACGCCGGTAGAAGGGCTAGAGGTCGAGGTGCAGGGCGACACCGTCAAAATCAGCGGCAACGCCGATAAGGAAACTCTCGAAAAAGCAGCCCTCATCGCGGGCAACACAGCAGGCATTAAAAACGTGCAGATCGAGGGCATCAGAGAGGATAGCGCCGAGAACTACTACACCATCGTAAAGGGCGATAACCTATCTAAAATCGCGAAGAAATTCTACGGCGACGCGAATAAATACAAGATTATTTTCGACGCCAACCGCGAGGTTATTAAGGACGCAAACCTCATCTATCCGGGGCAGAAGATCAGAATTCCAAAAGCTTAAGCTCGCTTTTGAATACTGCGGCTTGATTTTGCAAGCCGCGGATTTTACTTTTGCGCGTACTGCGCTGCGTTTGCGCGAGCCGCGATTTTATAAATCTGCGCCGCAGCGAGATTTTGGCGAGCTATGTATTTTGCTAGCCGTGGATTTGCAGACTGTAAATTTTGCGAGCTGCAACTTTAAGGCTATGGTCTGCTTTTGCGAGATGGGTTTTGATTTTAAGTCGTAGCGCGGTTTTGCGAGACGCACTGCGGTGGATAGTGGATTATTTGCCGTATCGCCTGTGTGCCGATATATGCCTGCATACCGCTCTAACGGATTTACGATAGATTCCATCGCACCAGCCAAACATATCGCGCTTTGATTGAGATATAAAGATGCCTGAAAATTTTAAAATTTCACCTAGAGATTACGATAAAGAGCCGCTAGTCATAAACGGCTACGAAAAATTTTTTGCGATCGCTTGGTATTTAGTATTGTTATTTTCCGTCTTAACGATAGCTATAATAAAGGATTTTATGGAATGCGGATCTTTATGTTCACCAAAAGGCGTAGTTATGAATTTGGTAATGTTAGGAATTCTTATTGCGATATGCATCTTTAAGTTAATTCGCAGCAAGCAACAAATAAGATTCACGGATAGATATATAGAATTTATCGAAAACGGCGTCGTTAAGAGATTTTGCAAAGTAGAATTCGACGAACTGCGAAGGAGCTTTTCGATTGACGTATTTATTAGCTCAGAAATTTTACAGTATATCTGCAATTTATCTCTTACGATACTGGGACTCATAGCTCTAAAATGGGAGCTTTTAGAGATAATATTTTTTATCTATCTATGGGGATTTTTCTTAAATTTTATATTTTATCTATCGGTGAATAAAAACCTCAAAGGCTTTAGAGCTCTGCCATTTATAAGGGTCGCTGAACCTACGACCAACCCAGGATATCACAATATTTTACCAAGATATTATCTTATCTATATCTACAACGATAAAATTTACAACGATATCAAAGAGTATTTTTTGCAGAAAAATATAGATATCGACTACATCAAGAAGAATTATCTGTTTGCCTAAAACCATAAAACCGCAAGTATAAGCCCAAATAATCGACACTCGGTTTGCGTAAAAATCTATAAAATTTTATCTAATCAACTGCGTTTGTCTAAATCCAAATCCTCACATTCAGTTTTAAAATTTTAACGATACTCAAAAAGTTTAAAATTTCGCTCTTTATCTCGCTTGCGGGATCGCGGCGCAGCACGCTTTCATAGACGCTAGGCTCGAAATTATCGCGCCCGGTGTGCACGAAAATATGGATCCGCCGCTCTCTGATGCTCGCCCAGATCTGCGCCCCGAGCGCGTCGCCCACCGCCAAAAATCGCTCCATAAATGCAGGCGTCAGCACGTACATCGCGTTTTGCGGCTCATCGCTAAGCACCTTGTAGCGCGCGGCAAACTCCACGTTATCCATCGCAACGGGCTTTAGGCCTACGTGCTGTTTGTTTTGTATCTCGCGCGGATAGATGAAAACGGGCGCGATGATGCGTTTGTTAAATTCCGCTACGAAAAACGCCCCCACGAGCTCGTGCTGTAAATTTTGATGGAAAAAGCTCACGTCGCTAAACTCGAAGCTCACTCCCTGCCACGCGCCGCCCACGCGGTCGTTGCCGTGCAGATTTTCGATAAACTCGAACAGATCGCTCTGCACCACGCGCCAAAACGGCACGCTGCCGTAGGAGACGTATTCGTAGCCGAGCTCGCGCACGAAAGGCGCCAGATAGTGCTGCTTGTAGCTTTGGCGGTACCGCCCGGTAAAGATATCTTGCGCGCTTTTTACGCCGAGCGCGTAAAGCCGCGCCGCTAACCACACCGCAAGCGCGAGCGCAGCCAAGCTTATCAACGCCTGCGGCAAGGCTGCGGAGTATTTGAAGATCAAAAACGAAATCGCGACCGAGCCGAACTTTAAGATATTTTCCGTGCCGATGAGATCCTTTTGCCAGCCGTTTAAGTGCACCTCTTTAAGGCTTACGGCGAGCGAGGCGACCGCCAGCAGCATAAGCATCATCGTGCTAAAGCTCTGCGCGCCCTGCCTATCTGCAAAATACGCGATAGCGCCGAACACCGCAAACAAGACGATCGTGCTTACGACGATGATGAACTTTAGCTGTTCCACGTGCTTTTTCGCGTCCAGCCTCAGGCGCTCCAAATCGTAAATAGTCAAAATTTCACCCTTCTTTCAATTTGCTCGCAATTTTAGCAAAATTCTAGGAATTTTGGAATTTCAAAGCTTGCTCGTCCGCACATAAGGCGAATTTTTTATATGAATTTTACACAGCACCCTAAATTTAAGGATAAATTCAAAGCTCTAAGCTTAAAATTCCGTCCTAGCGGGGGCGGTGCGCAGAAGCGGAATTTCAAATAAAAGCGGCGCCAAATTTCGGCACGCGGAAGTTAAATTACAAGGCATAAATTTGCTACGTAGAATTTTCAAGGCTCGATTCAAAGCGTTATTGGCGCGAGGCTTAAGATCGGTATAAACTTGCTACGTAAAATTTAAAAGCGGGATTTCCTAGCTAAATTTTTTAAAAGCAAATTTCAGTAAAATTTCACGAGGCAGAATTTCAAATTAAAATTTTGCAAATTAAATTCCGCAAAGTAAAGTTTTAAAGCGAAATCTTGCGCTAAAAATGTCGTCATTCGCAAATCAAATCATGGAGCAAAAATGAGATATATTTTCGGGCCCGTCGCCTCGCGTAGGTTCGGGCGCAGCCTCGGCATCGATCTGAGCCCGCAGCGCAAGCAGTGCAACTTCAACTGCGTATATTGCGAGCTGGGCGCGGGCAAGCCGGTAAGCGCGATGAGCGGGCCCTGTGAGATCGGCCCGGTCATCGCCGAGCTGAAAACTGCGCTGGCGATGCATCATAACATAGACGTCATCACGATCACGGCAAACGGCGAGCCTACGCTGCATCCGCGCTTTGCAGAGCTCGTGGACGCGCTAAAGGCGCTGAACCTACCGCAGAAGCTGCTTGTGCTCTCAAACGGCTCGCTCGTGCGCGAAAACAGCGCGGCACTAATGAAGCTTGATATTTGCAAATTTTCGCTAGATAGCGCGCTTGCAAAAAGCTTTCGCAAGGTGGACGGCCCGCACGCAGGTATTAACGCCGAGAATATCATAAGCGCGATCGCGGATTTTGCGCACGAGTTTCGCGGCGAGCTTGATATCGAAATCCTAGTCGTGCGCGGGCTAAATGACACACAAGAGGACTTTGCGGCGCTGAATGCGGCTTTAGCTCGCATCAACCCGCACCGCGTAGATCTTGGCACTATAGATCGTCCGCCTGCATACCGCGTGCAGGGTGTGAGCGAGGCACAGCTGCGCTATCTGGCTACTTTCATCGAAAATCAAAACGTAAATATAATCGCCGCACCCAAATACGCAAGCGAGCGACTGAGCTTTAGCGAGGATGAGATATTGCATACTTTGGTACGTCGTCCGCAGCGCACGAGCGACGTGGAGGCGATGTTTGACGAAGCGAGCGCGCAGCTTTTAAAGCGTCTTGTGGGTGCGGGTAAGGTTGTTTTTAAGGACGGCTACTATAAAATCGCCAAGAAATAGCGGCGGAATTACGAGGTAGAATTTCGTTTCGTAATTTAATAACAAAATTTTATCGAGATTTCGCAGGTTGAATTTTGCGTCCAAATTTTTAATAGGTGAAATTTTACGTAAATAACCCGCGATGATGTTATGAAATAATAGGGCGCGTAATCCAGATTTAAAATTCTGCAAAGAATAAATTTAATCGACGAAAATTCTAATGGCAAAAATGCGGGCGCAAATGCTTCGGCTACAGAAAATTCCAATATCAAAAAATATAATTTTAGAAATTCCGCCTCGCAAAGCTCTGGCGGCGAAGATCAGAGTGCCGAAAATTCTAACAGCGAAAATCAAGGTGCCAAAAATTCGGGTGCGTAAAATTCCGGTGCATAAAATTTAGCTCGCATGATAAAAAATAAAGCTGCGTTAAAATTTAAAAATTTCACTGCCCACCCGCGCTTTTTTTGGGTTCGCTTGCAGTTTGCGCGAGCAGGTGCGGCTCTTTGCTGCGCATGTCCCGCCGAAGCTATTTGCCTCGAAAGATCAAGCATCGTCGCAAAACCGAGCGAAGTGGGTAAAAATTTAAAAAGCCGAAATTTTAAAATCATGCAGGCTTGCTTTGCCGCGTAAATTTCGGAGTCGCTTTTGCACGTTTAAATTTTAAAATCGCACGGAGATAAATTTAGTCCGCAGCGAGCGTTATTCTGTGATTTTGGTGGGCTCGCCGAATAGCCTATTCATCTCGGAGATCAAAATTTCCTTGCCGTCCTGCGCGCCGTTTGCGAGCTCGGCAAGACCTGCCTTGGCGGCGCGCACGCTCTTACTTGTATCGCGAGGCTTTGCGGCGTAGTTTTGCGGATCGGTGGATCTTAACAGATCATCCTTCTCTCCGTCGTCATCTCCTGCAGAAATTTCGGAATTTTGCAGCTTGGAATTTGAAGTGGAATTTCGCTGCTCAGAATTTTGCGTCGTAGAATTTTCCGAATTTTGCCGCTCGGAATTTCTT includes these proteins:
- a CDS encoding chloride channel protein codes for the protein MSTKFFLAILAIGVIMGLCAGFLNFGINEIETFAFGHNDEEFHIITEQTTALRRFLSVLAAGAIVTLIRILLIRLKPFLNVASMMDGRNPPFWQNLIHSVLQLVAIALGAPVGSEAAPRELGGLFAAKICRALNIGGDELRLFVACGAGAGLGAAYNVPLAGALFSLEILLKSFDTRAILCAFATSAVATATAEFGASKEIYYAVSNFAPTPQNLLAAALIGLVTGVAAKYFQDGVRLCEKRRIKSLKIALTLPLAFLLTAAVSAYVPEILGNGRSAAQFAFNSASFSPYLLAILLCKAFCILMIFRCGGYGGTLTPSFALGAVLGLCVGFAIGEILPISLSAAGVCGGAAFLAINLNAPLCAFALSAGFCGLNLNSYSVVVFSIVCAVIARNLLTKNLA
- the lysM gene encoding peptidoglycan-binding protein LysM, whose translation is MGLLSFVAEAGKKLLGLGDDAKHVKDEIATNLSSTPVEGLEVEVQGDTVKISGNADKETLEKAALIAGNTAGIKNVQIEGIREDSAENYYTIVKGDNLSKIAKKFYGDANKYKIIFDANREVIKDANLIYPGQKIRIPKA
- a CDS encoding DUF3137 domain-containing protein, with amino-acid sequence MTIYDLERLRLDAKKHVEQLKFIIVVSTIVLFAVFGAIAYFADRQGAQSFSTMMLMLLAVASLAVSLKEVHLNGWQKDLIGTENILKFGSVAISFLIFKYSAALPQALISLAALALAVWLAARLYALGVKSAQDIFTGRYRQSYKQHYLAPFVRELGYEYVSYGSVPFWRVVQSDLFEFIENLHGNDRVGGAWQGVSFEFSDVSFFHQNLQHELVGAFFVAEFNKRIIAPVFIYPREIQNKQHVGLKPVAMDNVEFAARYKVLSDEPQNAMYVLTPAFMERFLAVGDALGAQIWASIRERRIHIFVHTGRDNFEPSVYESVLRRDPASEIKSEILNFLSIVKILKLNVRIWI
- a CDS encoding radical SAM protein; this translates as MRYIFGPVASRRFGRSLGIDLSPQRKQCNFNCVYCELGAGKPVSAMSGPCEIGPVIAELKTALAMHHNIDVITITANGEPTLHPRFAELVDALKALNLPQKLLVLSNGSLVRENSAALMKLDICKFSLDSALAKSFRKVDGPHAGINAENIISAIADFAHEFRGELDIEILVVRGLNDTQEDFAALNAALARINPHRVDLGTIDRPPAYRVQGVSEAQLRYLATFIENQNVNIIAAPKYASERLSFSEDEILHTLVRRPQRTSDVEAMFDEASAQLLKRLVGAGKVVFKDGYYKIAKK